The proteins below are encoded in one region of Holophagaceae bacterium:
- a CDS encoding DoxX family membrane protein has product MRIAMILVRSLMGLLFVFASVTYLFKLFTPPPLAGAMKVFNDGLEASRYIMPTVKVIELVCGLAFLSGRFVPLASVLIAPIIVNILLTHVFLGPEGIPLAVFLVLANGFVAYYHRDRYRPLFRS; this is encoded by the coding sequence ATGAGGATCGCGATGATCCTGGTGCGCAGCCTCATGGGGCTGCTGTTCGTGTTCGCGTCGGTCACTTATCTGTTCAAGCTCTTCACGCCGCCGCCGCTCGCGGGGGCCATGAAGGTGTTCAACGACGGCCTCGAGGCATCGCGCTACATCATGCCCACGGTGAAGGTCATCGAGCTGGTCTGCGGCCTGGCCTTTTTGTCGGGCCGCTTCGTGCCCCTGGCCTCGGTGCTGATCGCGCCCATCATCGTGAACATCCTGCTGACGCACGTGTTCCTGGGCCCCGAAGGCATTCCCCTGGCCGTGTTCCTGGTCCTCGCCAACGGCTTTGTCGCCTACTACCACCGCGACCGCTACCGGCCCCTGTTCAGGTCCTGA
- a CDS encoding sensor histidine kinase yields the protein MTKKAIYSTGKFADKDAVYHLQTLIRNPEDRIEIQFMGSPLIDIGGLAILGLAKQTSGLGDRLIINCDELNPDSYQFLKRVHLLEPDGNPGLIFPLRLFSSEYSDGMLLTEVPVWLQKVAREGFSAPDASISEAEKAIMELVANVVDHSASKGGGILVGEYFPIKKHIQIVVVDFGNSIPATLSDLFPTFSDEEIINEALKPGVSRRLHQGHNYGMGLDLVKAYALFDENCALKMISRNGFLSYTLKEYHCRPSKFTFPGTYIRLQLSSKFINQGIEILNDVRSFEV from the coding sequence ATGACAAAAAAAGCTATTTATTCAACAGGTAAATTTGCTGATAAAGATGCTGTTTATCACTTGCAGACACTTATTAGAAATCCTGAAGATAGAATAGAAATTCAATTTATGGGTTCACCACTTATTGATATTGGTGGACTAGCAATTTTAGGTTTAGCAAAACAGACTTCTGGCTTAGGAGATAGATTAATTATTAATTGTGATGAATTAAATCCAGATTCTTATCAATTTTTAAAAAGAGTTCATTTATTGGAACCAGACGGGAATCCAGGTTTAATTTTCCCCCTCAGACTTTTTTCCTCTGAGTACAGTGACGGAATGCTGTTAACGGAAGTCCCCGTATGGCTTCAGAAGGTTGCAAGGGAAGGGTTTTCTGCTCCGGATGCATCGATTTCTGAAGCAGAGAAAGCAATAATGGAGTTAGTTGCAAACGTTGTGGATCACTCAGCCTCAAAGGGTGGGGGGATATTAGTTGGTGAATATTTCCCTATAAAAAAACACATTCAAATAGTTGTGGTTGATTTTGGTAATTCAATTCCAGCTACCTTGTCAGATCTGTTTCCAACTTTTTCTGATGAAGAAATAATCAATGAAGCCCTGAAACCCGGTGTAAGCCGAAGACTCCATCAAGGGCACAATTATGGCATGGGGCTTGATTTAGTAAAAGCTTATGCCTTATTTGATGAAAATTGTGCACTTAAAATGATTTCAAGGAATGGATTTCTATCTTATACTCTCAAAGAATACCATTGCAGACCCTCGAAATTTACATTTCCAGGGACCTATATAAGATTACAACTCTCATCAAAATTTATTAATCAGGGAATTGAAATATTAAATGACGTGCGTAGTTTTGAGGTATAA
- a CDS encoding FtsX-like permease family protein — translation MFRPRWRKLWRDLGQARGRTAMMVLAIAASLLGIGTMLGAYAILTREIRVNYMGTKPPSATLELDRLDDTLLEAVRRQPGIAAAEARAKVLARVQVGPGQWRPLQLFVVQDFNAMQLATFKPVAGAWPPPVGTLLLERTAVEMVKAGMGGRLLVKPPHGPPRALTISGLVQDPALAPAWQERTGYGYITPATMAWLGETGGLDLLKIRVSESPMDVPIDVAAVDATARRLGAWLQAQGRVVERIQVPPPGMHPHQGQMTAVLVMMVAFSFMALGLSVILVATMVGGMLAQQVRQIGVMKAVGARTGQIAALYLVMVLGLSAVATALGVGAGTLGARAFAQAVAELLNFTLTSEAIPAWVYAAQIAAGLVVPALVALGPILRGSRITVREAISDFGVKPESFGGRGLDGLLASLRGLDRTLLMGLRNAFRRRGRLLLTLGLLAAGGGMFMTGLNVKSAWAKRLDEGMAHRHYDVEVDLNGLEPAAPILSALHSVPGVKTVEAWGFAPAALEKPGLVDVVRTYPDGGHGSFTLRAVPENSRLVDFPLLAGRWLRPGDTDAIVLNQGVRGQLPHAAVGDAIALSIDGCDGRPLNGRVVGIVEEIGAASVAYVPAETLDRLTGKPGQARSFRLVFDSRVPATQAQILRGIEEALRASDVNVSVLITDRELRSAVGAHIAILIDALLFMAVLMAVVGALGLASTMSTSVVERTREFGVMQAIGGTPRVVLRNVLSEGIFIGALSWVLAIGVSLPFSSIVGRVVGAMAFRAPLALVLSPLGLLLWLCIVLIGAALASFFPAWRASRLTVQETLAYT, via the coding sequence ATGTTTAGGCCTCGGTGGCGGAAGCTTTGGCGGGACCTGGGCCAGGCGCGGGGCCGCACCGCCATGATGGTGTTGGCCATCGCCGCGAGCCTGCTGGGCATCGGCACCATGCTGGGCGCCTACGCCATCCTTACCCGCGAAATCCGCGTCAACTATATGGGCACCAAGCCTCCCTCCGCCACGCTGGAACTGGACCGGCTGGACGACACCCTGCTGGAGGCCGTGCGCCGCCAGCCCGGCATCGCCGCCGCCGAAGCCCGCGCGAAAGTGCTGGCGCGGGTCCAGGTGGGCCCGGGCCAGTGGCGGCCGCTGCAGCTTTTCGTGGTGCAGGATTTCAATGCCATGCAGCTCGCCACCTTCAAGCCCGTGGCGGGCGCCTGGCCGCCGCCGGTGGGCACGCTGCTGCTGGAACGCACCGCCGTGGAAATGGTGAAAGCTGGAATGGGCGGCCGCCTGTTGGTGAAGCCGCCCCACGGGCCGCCGCGCGCGCTGACCATCAGCGGTCTGGTGCAGGATCCCGCCCTGGCCCCGGCCTGGCAGGAGCGCACGGGCTACGGCTACATCACGCCCGCGACCATGGCCTGGCTCGGCGAAACCGGCGGCCTGGACTTGCTGAAGATCCGCGTCAGCGAGTCGCCCATGGATGTGCCTATAGATGTGGCTGCCGTCGATGCCACCGCCCGCCGCCTGGGCGCATGGCTCCAGGCCCAGGGCCGCGTGGTGGAACGCATCCAGGTTCCGCCCCCGGGCATGCATCCCCACCAGGGCCAGATGACCGCCGTGCTGGTGATGATGGTGGCCTTCAGTTTCATGGCGCTGGGCCTCAGCGTGATCCTGGTGGCGACCATGGTGGGCGGCATGCTGGCCCAGCAGGTGCGCCAGATCGGCGTGATGAAGGCCGTGGGCGCGCGCACCGGGCAGATCGCCGCGCTCTACCTGGTGATGGTGCTGGGCCTCAGCGCCGTGGCCACGGCGCTCGGCGTGGGCGCGGGGACGCTGGGGGCGCGGGCCTTCGCGCAGGCCGTGGCCGAGCTGCTGAATTTCACGCTGACGAGCGAAGCCATTCCCGCCTGGGTCTACGCGGCGCAGATCGCGGCGGGCCTGGTGGTGCCCGCGCTCGTCGCGCTGGGTCCCATTCTGCGGGGGAGCCGCATCACCGTGCGCGAGGCCATCAGCGATTTCGGCGTGAAGCCGGAATCCTTCGGCGGTCGCGGGCTGGATGGGCTCCTGGCTTCGCTCCGGGGCCTGGACCGCACGCTGCTCATGGGCCTGCGCAACGCGTTCCGGCGGCGCGGTCGGCTGCTCCTCACGCTGGGCCTCCTGGCCGCGGGCGGGGGCATGTTCATGACCGGCTTGAATGTGAAATCCGCCTGGGCCAAACGGCTGGATGAAGGCATGGCCCATCGCCACTACGACGTGGAAGTGGATTTGAACGGCTTGGAGCCCGCGGCGCCGATCCTGTCCGCTTTGCATAGTGTGCCCGGCGTGAAGACCGTGGAAGCCTGGGGCTTCGCGCCTGCCGCCCTGGAAAAGCCGGGGCTGGTGGACGTGGTCCGCACCTATCCCGACGGCGGCCACGGCAGTTTTACACTTCGGGCCGTGCCCGAGAATTCGCGGCTCGTGGATTTTCCCTTGCTCGCGGGCCGCTGGCTGCGGCCAGGGGATACGGATGCCATCGTGTTGAACCAGGGCGTTCGCGGCCAATTGCCCCATGCGGCGGTGGGCGATGCCATCGCGCTTTCCATCGATGGGTGTGACGGTCGGCCGTTGAATGGCCGCGTGGTGGGCATCGTGGAAGAGATCGGCGCGGCGAGCGTCGCCTACGTTCCAGCGGAAACCCTGGATCGCTTGACCGGAAAACCCGGCCAGGCGCGCTCTTTCCGCCTCGTCTTTGATTCGCGAGTTCCCGCGACCCAAGCCCAGATCCTGCGCGGCATCGAAGAAGCCCTGCGCGCAAGTGACGTCAACGTGTCCGTGCTCATCACCGATCGGGAACTGCGCAGCGCCGTGGGCGCCCACATCGCCATCCTCATCGACGCGCTCCTCTTCATGGCGGTGCTGATGGCCGTCGTCGGCGCCCTGGGCCTTGCCTCCACCATGAGCACCAGCGTGGTGGAGCGCACGCGGGAGTTCGGCGTGATGCAGGCCATCGGCGGCACGCCGCGCGTGGTGCTGCGGAACGTGCTGAGCGAAGGCATCTTCATCGGGGCGCTGAGCTGGGTGCTGGCCATCGGCGTCTCGCTGCCCTTCTCTTCAATCGTGGGCCGCGTGGTGGGCGCCATGGCCTTCCGTGCGCCGCTCGCGCTCGTGCTTTCCCCGCTCGGCCTGCTGCTGTGGCTGTGCATCGTCCTCATCGGCGCCGCGCTGGCCAGCTTCTTCCCCGCCTGGCGGGCCTCCCGCCTCACCGTCCAGGAAACCCTGGCCTACACCTGA